The Medicago truncatula cultivar Jemalong A17 chromosome 4, MtrunA17r5.0-ANR, whole genome shotgun sequence genome includes a region encoding these proteins:
- the LOC11414450 gene encoding zinc finger A20 and AN1 domain-containing stress-associated protein 8 → MEHEKTECQAPPEGPILCINNCGFFGSAATMNMCSKCHKDMMLKQEQAQLAASSLGNIMNGSTSNTEKEPVVTATSVDIPAISVEPKTASVDIPAISVEPETISKPFLFGSGSEESDDPKPKDGPKRCSNCNKRVGLTGFNCRCGNLFCAVHRYSDKHDCPFDYRTSARDAIAKANPVVKAEKLDKI, encoded by the coding sequence ATGGAACATGAAAAAACTGAATGTCAAGCTCCCCCTGAAGGTCCTATATTGTGCATCAACAACTGTGGATTTTTTGGAAGTGCAGCTACCATGAACATGTGCTCTAAGTGCCACAAAGACATGATGCTGAAACAGGAGCAAGCCCAGCTTGCAGCATCATCCCTTGGAAATATTATGAATGGGTCTACAAGCAACACTGAAAAAGAACCTGTTGTTACTGCCACCAGCGTGGATATCCCAGCCATTTCTGTGGAACCTAAAACTGCCAGCGTGGATATCCCAGCCATTTCCGTGGAACCTGAAACTATCTCTAAGCCTTTTTTATTTGGCTCAGGTTCAGAGGAGAGTGATGATCCAAAGCCGAAGGATGGTCCGAAACGTTGCAGCAACTGCAATAAGCGAGTTGGTTTGACAGGGTTTAATTGTCGATGTGGCAACCTTTTCTGTGCTGTACATCGCTACTCAGACAAGCACGATTGCCCGTTCGATTACCGCACTTCTGCACGGGATGCCATAGCCAAAGCAAACCCGGTTGTCAAGGCTGAGAAGCTTGATAAGATCTGA
- the LOC11414449 gene encoding AP2-like ethylene-responsive transcription factor PLT2, which translates to MNNNWLSFPLSPSHSSLPSNDLQATQYHHFPLGLVNDNMENPFQNHDWNLMNTHNSNEVPKVADFLGVCKSENHSDLATPNEIQSNDSDYLFTNNNTLMPMQNQMVTTCTNEYQEKASNSNLQSLTLSMGSGKDSTCETSGENSTNTVEVAVPKRTSETFGQRTSIYRGVTKHRWTGRYEAHLWDNSCRREGQSRKGRQVYLGGYDKEEKAARSYDLAALKYWGTSTTTNFPVSNYEKEIDEMKHMTRQEFVASIRRKSSGFSRGASMYRGVTRHHQHGRWQARIGRVAGNKDLYLGTFSTEEEAAEAYDIAAIKFRGLNAVTNFDMTRYDVKAILESNTLPIGGGAAKRLKEAQALETSRKREEMLALNSSSFQYGTSSSSNTRLQPYPLMQYHHQFEQPQPLLTLQNNHESLNSQQFSQHQGGGYFQTQLELCQQQNQQPSQNSNIGSFYNGYYQNHPGLFQMNNIGSSSSSSVMGNNGGGSSGIYSNSGGLISNNAVEEFVPVKVDYDMQGDGSGFGGWSAAGENMQTADLFTMWNDYETREN; encoded by the exons aTGAACAATAACTGGCTTTCATTCCCTCTCTCACCTTCTCATTCTTCCTTACCTTCTAATGATCTTCAAGCAACTCAATATCATCACTTTCCTCTTGGATTAGTCAATGACAACATGGAAAACCCTTTCCAAAATCATG ATTGGAATCTGATGAACACACACAACAGCAATGAAGTTCCAAAGGTTGCGGATTTTCTCGGTGTATGCAAGTCTGAAAATCACTCAGATCTTGCTACACCGAACGAAATTCAATCTAATGATTCAGATTATCTGTTTACAAATAACAATACTCTCATGCCAATGCAAAACCAAATGGTTACAACATGCACCAATGAGTATCAAGAAAAGGCTAGTAATAGTAATTTGCAGTCTTTGACATTATCCATGGGAAGTGGTAAAGATTCAACATGTGAAACTAGTGGTGAAAATAGTACAAACACTGTTGAAGTTGCTGTTCCTAAAAGAACTTCAGAGACATTTGGACAAAGAACTTCGATATATCGCGGTGTAACAAA acATAGATGGACTGGAAGGTATGAAGCTCACCTTTGGGATAACAGCTGTAGAAGGGAAGGTCAGTCGAGAAAAGGCCGCCAAG TCTATTTGG GTGGATATGATAAAGAAGAGAAAGCTGCTAGGTCTTATGATTTAGCTGCACTTAAGTACTGGGGGACATCCACCACTACCAACTTTCCA gtTAGCAACTATGAGAAGGAAATAGATGAAATGAAGCACATGACAAGACAAGAATTTGTTGCCTCTATTAGAAG GAAAAGCAGCGGTTTCTCTAGGGGTGCATCAATGTACCGTGGAGTTACAAG GCATCACCAACATGGAAGATGGCAAGCAAGGATTGGCAGAGTTGCAGGAAATAAAGATCTATACTTGGGAACTTTCA GCACTGAAGAAGAGGCTGCAGAAGCATACGACATAGCAGCAATAAAATTCAGAGGACTCAACGCTGTAACAAACTTTGACATGACTCGTTACGACGTGAAAGCCATTCTCGAAAGCAACACACTGCCAATTGGAGGAGGAGCTGCAAAAAGACTAAAAGAAGCACAAGCTCTAGAAACTTCGAGAAAACGCGAAGAAATGCTTGCACTTAACTCATCATCTTTCCAATATGGAACATCAAGCTCTAGTAACACTAGACTCCAACCCTACCCTCTCATGCAATATCATCACCAATTTGAACAACCTCAACCATTGCTAACATTACAAAACAACCATGAAAGCTTGAATTCTCAACAATTCTCTCAACACCAAGGTGGTGGTTATTTCCAAACACAGCTTGAGTTGTGTCAACAACAAAACCAACAACCATCTCAGAATAGTAACATAGGTTCATTCTACAATGGTTATTATCAGAATCATCCTGGTTTGTTTCAGATGAATAATATAggatcttcttcttcatcttcggtGATGGGAAATAATGGTGGTGGTTCTAGTGGGATTTATAGTAATAGTGGAGGGTTAATTAGTAATAATGCTGTTGAGGAATTTGTGCCGGTTAAGGTTGATTATGACATGCAAGGTGATGGAAGTGGTTTTGGCGGCTGGTCGGCGGCAGGAGAGAACATGCAGACTGCTGATTTGTTTACAATGTGGAATGACTATGAGACAAGAGAGAATTAG